A window of Mytilus edulis chromosome 10, xbMytEdul2.2, whole genome shotgun sequence contains these coding sequences:
- the LOC139491892 gene encoding kelch-like protein 25 — MHETTSYVDKCEMVVNSYPNHVRKHVVEILKTGVVPEGILATDNIVYYLEVGCMSPPLKTACEDVLLKHINAINCVDALEIASRFGLLSLVKTATEMVSENFHNLWNTESFARLSEDDLDTLCNIDKITRHKDIFRALQKWHGCNHEPRMSTYCRLLEVVQKRRTENPRQEIKRKCATYHAMLMSSASKSKTGVVTAVFNCDGEVVCHRSLFKSNDIKGDFSLTCVQKDETDAPYVYIASGKHVFRYDPIVNKHESCENLVHNRSQGSLVSMGDCVYAIGGHHNYKNVLEIEELDTKLHKGKLFKKNGWKVIVKIPEHISLRSAPCLAYKDEIYIIGESMSSPENKPCLAVLVFSPNDRSIRVVAEFPKKCSDCKAILHDKNIYIASSEGYFLKLDIVSNIFSSCSDLITKETNITMYSDGNMIYTVGSSSSGQFERNCYDTETNSWKRILNYNFNLPVHGLCDIKVPSYTNVVPFYDTEFKEIKR; from the coding sequence ATGCATGAGACCACGAGCTATGTAGACAAATGTGAAATGGTAGTCAACAGTTACCCGAACCATGTGCGTAAGCACGTTGTGGAGATTCTAAAGACCGGAGTCGTACCAGAAGGTATTCTTGCCACTGACAATATCGTGTATTACCTAGAAGTTGGTTGTATGTCTCCGCCACTGAAAACTGCATGTGAAGACGTCTTACTGAAGCATATCAACGCCATTAACTGTGTAGACGCGTTAGAAATTGCAAGTCGATTTGGATTACTTAGTCTGGTGAAAACTGCAACAGAAATGGTATCTGAAAACTTTCACAATCTCTGGAATACTGAATCATTCGCCCGTCTTAGTGAAGATGATCTAGATACACTTTGTAATATTGATAAGATAACTAGACACAAGGACATATTTCGTGCGTTACAGAAATGGCATGGCTGCAACCACGAACCCCGAATGTCAACGTACTGCAGACTTCTTGAAGTTGTTCAAAAAAGAAGGACTGAAAATCCAAGACAAGAAATCAAAAGAAAGTGCGCCACATATCACGCGATGCTTATGTCGTCTGCTTCCAAGTCAAAAACTGGTGTAGTTACCGCTGTGTTCAACTGCGATGGAGAAGTCGTCTGTCATCGCAGTCTTTTTAAAAGTAATGACATAAAGGGAGATTTTTCTCTAACATGTGTTCAGAAGGACGAAACAGACGCGCCATATGTTTATATCGCGTCTGGTAAACATGTGTTCAGGTACGACCCAATTGTCAACAAGCATGAAAGCTGTGAAAATCTAGTTCATAATCGATCTCAAGGTTCATTAGTTTCAATGGGAGACTGTGTTTATGCAATAGGCGGACATCATAATTACAAAAATGTGCTAGAAATTGAAGAACTCGATACTAAATTGCACAAAGGAAAACTATTCAAGAAAAATGGATGGAAAGTAATTGTTAAAATACCAGAACATATAAGTCTCCGTTCTGCTCCGTGTTTAGCTTACAAAGATGAAATTTACATAATAGGAGAGTCAATGTCATCACCGGAAAATAAGCCGTGCTTAGCCGTTCTTGTTTTCAGTCCAAATGACAGATCCATCCGAGTCGTTGCCGAGTTTCCAAAGAAATGCTCAGATTGCAAGGCAATCCTAcatgacaaaaatatttatattgctTCCAGTGAAGGATATTTTCTTAAGTTGGATatagtttcaaacattttttcTTCTTGTTCTGACTTGATTACGAAGGAAACGAACATTACAATGTATTCTGATGGAAATATGATTTATACCGTTGGCAGCTCCTCGTCGGGTCAATTTGAAAGAAATTGCTATGACACTGAAACCAATAGCTGGAAACGAATTCTAAATTACAATTTCAATTTACCAGTACATGGCCTTTGTGACATTAAAGTGCCCTCTTATACAAATGTAGTCCCATTTTATGAtacagaatttaaagaaattaagcGCTAA